In one window of Nicotiana tabacum cultivar K326 chromosome 12, ASM71507v2, whole genome shotgun sequence DNA:
- the LOC107798331 gene encoding uncharacterized protein LOC107798331 isoform X2 — MDRYQKVEKPRAETHIDENEIRITSQGRMRSYITYAMTLLQEKGSDEIVFKAMGRAINKTVTIVELIKRRIVGLHQITSITSTDITDTWEPLEEGLLPLETTRHVSMITITLSKKELDMTSVGYQPPLPADQVKVFTDFDYDGGSPSGGRRGRGGRGRGRSRGFAGNGFMSAEYDDGGYDRNRSYGRGRGRGRGRSFRGRGRGGYNGPQDTQQDAGFYNQEAPMQGRGRGRGRGTRGRGRGFRTTGPIHGGGA; from the exons ATGGATCGGTACCAAAAAGTGGAGAAACCAAGGGCAGAAACACACATTGACGAGAATGAGATTCGGATTACCAGTCAGGGTCGCATGCGCAGCTATATCACCTATGCTATGACCCTGCTTCAG GAAAAAGGATCAGATGAGATTGTGTTCAAGGCAATGGGAAGGGCAATCAACAAGACAGTAACAATTGTGGAACTGATTAAG AGGAGGATTGTTGGTCTTCACCAAATAACGTCTATTACATCCACTGACATTACTGATACATGGGAACCCCTTGAAGAAGGCCTCCTACC TCTCGAAACCACCAGGCATGTCTCAATGATCACAATAACTCTCTCAAAAAAGGAGCTGGATATGACTTCAGTGGG ATACCAACCACCATTGCCAGCAGACCAGGTGAAAGTGTTCACAGATTTTGATTACGATGGAg GATCACCTAGTGGTGGAAGAAGAGGCCGCGGTGGTAGAGGAAGGGGAAGGTCTAGAGGTTTCGCAG GAAATGGCTTTATGTCGGCTGAATACGATGATGGTGGGTATGATCGCAATCGGAGCTatggtaggggtagaggtcgaggcagaggtcgTAGCTTCCGTGGCCGTGGAAGGGGAGGGTACAATGGCCCTCAGGATACCCAGCAAGATGCTGGCTTCTACAATCAAGAAGCACCCATGCAGGGCCGAG GCCGTGGACGTGGGAGGGGAACTCGTGGTAGGGGACGTGGTTTCAGAACTACTGGGCCGATCCATGGAGGTGGTGCTTAA
- the LOC107798331 gene encoding uncharacterized protein LOC107798331 isoform X1, with protein sequence MDRYQKVEKPRAETHIDENEIRITSQGRMRSYITYAMTLLQEKGSDEIVFKAMGRAINKTVTIVELIKRRIVGLHQITSITSTDITDTWEPLEEGLLPLETTRHVSMITITLSKKELDMTSVGYQPPLPADQVKVFTDFDYDGEGSPSGGRRGRGGRGRGRSRGFAGNGFMSAEYDDGGYDRNRSYGRGRGRGRGRSFRGRGRGGYNGPQDTQQDAGFYNQEAPMQGRGRGRGRGTRGRGRGFRTTGPIHGGGA encoded by the exons ATGGATCGGTACCAAAAAGTGGAGAAACCAAGGGCAGAAACACACATTGACGAGAATGAGATTCGGATTACCAGTCAGGGTCGCATGCGCAGCTATATCACCTATGCTATGACCCTGCTTCAG GAAAAAGGATCAGATGAGATTGTGTTCAAGGCAATGGGAAGGGCAATCAACAAGACAGTAACAATTGTGGAACTGATTAAG AGGAGGATTGTTGGTCTTCACCAAATAACGTCTATTACATCCACTGACATTACTGATACATGGGAACCCCTTGAAGAAGGCCTCCTACC TCTCGAAACCACCAGGCATGTCTCAATGATCACAATAACTCTCTCAAAAAAGGAGCTGGATATGACTTCAGTGGG ATACCAACCACCATTGCCAGCAGACCAGGTGAAAGTGTTCACAGATTTTGATTACGATGGAg AAGGATCACCTAGTGGTGGAAGAAGAGGCCGCGGTGGTAGAGGAAGGGGAAGGTCTAGAGGTTTCGCAG GAAATGGCTTTATGTCGGCTGAATACGATGATGGTGGGTATGATCGCAATCGGAGCTatggtaggggtagaggtcgaggcagaggtcgTAGCTTCCGTGGCCGTGGAAGGGGAGGGTACAATGGCCCTCAGGATACCCAGCAAGATGCTGGCTTCTACAATCAAGAAGCACCCATGCAGGGCCGAG GCCGTGGACGTGGGAGGGGAACTCGTGGTAGGGGACGTGGTTTCAGAACTACTGGGCCGATCCATGGAGGTGGTGCTTAA